The proteins below come from a single Bactrocera dorsalis isolate Fly_Bdor chromosome 5, ASM2337382v1, whole genome shotgun sequence genomic window:
- the LOC105230065 gene encoding regulation of nuclear pre-mRNA domain-containing protein 1B: protein MSAFSETALLKKLGELNSSQQSIQTLSLWLIHHRKHHASIVKTWLKELQTAVSEGKKLTFMYLANDVIQNSKKKGPEYGKEFAQILPKVFQHIGESCTSDKLFGSLGRILNIWEERGVYDTKQITEYRARLNKDHKDNNNAAAASSSGSSSATAATEPNTNGSHGSATKEKSEKREKRKHDESKTAKVKRSRPSTAAEEKPSTGQNGDAEHLSPYLPLGEPPEPEDLIKALANIENSASSDAVVRERIANLPPEISEISCLSKLEDKDAAKALAKQVNEAVQLLNEYNTRLAAEMEERTKLASMLRDFQAEQKELLVQAEKRLEEYKQKLNRMVAVQKEIRDHLSNLPDLTQLPDVTGGLAPLPSAGDLFNIH from the exons ATGTCCGCGTTTTCTGAAACGGCGCTTCTAAAAAAGCTGGGTGAATTGAATTCTAGTCAGCAAAGTATACAGACGCTATCGCTGTGGTTAATACATCATCGCAAACACCATGCGTCAATTGTGAAAACTTGGCTGAAAGAGCTACAAACTG CGGTTTCGGAGGGCAAAAAGTTGACATTCATGTATCTGGCCAATGATGTCATACAAAATAGCAAGAAAAAAGGTCCTGAATATGGTAAAGAATTCGCACAAATATTACCCAAAGTTTTTCAACACATCGGTGAATCCTGTACATCGGATAAGCTGTTCGGTAGTCTTGGACGTATTTTGAATATTTGGGAGGAGCGTGGTGTCTACGACACAAAACAAATTACAGAATATCGTGCACGTTTAAATAAAGAtcataaagataataataatgCAGCAGCAGCCAGTAGCAGCGGCAGCAGTAGTGCTACCGCTGCCACTGAACCAAACACAAACGGTAGTCATGGTAGTGCCACAAAAGAAAAGTCTGAAAAGCGTGAAAAGCGTAAGCATGATGAAAGTAAAACAGCAAAAGTGAAACGTTCGCGACCATCTACGGCTGCTGAAGAAAAACCAAGTACTGGTCAAAATGGTGATGCTGAACATTTGAGTCCATATTTGCCACTAGGTGAACCACCAGAGCCGGAAGATTTGATCAAAGCTTTGGCGAATATTGAAAATTCCGCTTCAAGTGATGCCGTAGTACGCGAACGTATTGCCAACTTGCCACCCGAAATATCTGAGATCAGTTGTCTAAGTAAACTGGAAGATAAGGATGCAGCTAAGGCATTGGCTAAACAG GTTAATGAAGCTGTACAGTTGCTGAATGAGTATAACACACGCCTCGCTGCTGAAATGGAGGAGCGTACAAAGTTAGCTTCTATGTTGCGAGATTTCCAAGCTGAGCAAAAAGAACTTTTAGTTCAAGCTGAAAAACGTCTAGAG GAATATAAACAAAAGCTCAATCGAATGGTTGCCGTACAAAAGGAAATTCGCGATCATCTATCAAATTTGCCAGATCTAACGCAGTTACCGGATGTCACTGGTGGCTTGGCGCCACTACCTTCAGCCGGCGATCTCTTCAATAtacattaa
- the LOC105230066 gene encoding intraflagellar transport protein 172 homolog — MQLKYLRTLLDGQEQLNRIAGLAWSPNHQKLAIATADRHILLFDDAGERRDKFSTKPSNPANGKNSYVIRGLAFSPDSTKLAVGQSDNIVYVYKLGESWNDKKVICNKFPQASAVTALIWLSTGAIIAGLDDGKVRALHCKSNKSQSLYAADSICISLASNTKGTGFLSGHNDGTIIRFFITEDANESSGRLVQHPVPPFALAWPQGGFCAGGCDQKIIFYDTVGRPVRTFDYSRNDREITVAAASPNGQAVAFGSYDKIRIFTWSPRLADWNESATKEINHFYTVTCVQWRRDGARLAIASVTGAVILFESVLKRTIWQDKFELIFVAPSQLLVKSLQEPAEQMTIESQLGLEIDDVRIMGKDNYLVARTEDSMILCDLTRNLVSEVPWSTSGRHERFYFENPNVCLIFNVGELSLVEYGESTILGSVRTEFVNPHVISVRLNERGNTKNNKKLAFLLDAKTICIVDLINQVIIGQVNHETKIDWIELSETAHKLLFRDKKLRLVLIDIYTGKKQTLLSNISFVQWVPQSDVVVAQNNNNLAVWYNIDLPEHVTLMAIRGDVMEVSRDSGRTMVRSQEGPAEHTYQLDEGLVEFGTAVNDSDFGRAIHFLETLGDKPAAKAMWHNLAVISIEDGNLRVAQRCYAALGNVSKAYYLNEMIEEADKFEESTGTPGIMCPQVRAKLALLSSDLRTAERIYLEQGDIETALEMYKKLRMWDEAVSLAERRGYGGLQLLKEQQMEFLLSTGQEEKAGQVLEEQEEPEKALNLYLKASKPARAARLAMKTPHLMDDQQLMLKITEGLVNCELYEMAGDIALKLSRPEAALGLYRKGGTYARALDLAREVAPDDVTSLEEEWGDWLVARKQLDASINHYIEAGATQKALEAAVGAKQWRKAVQIAKVLDEPAEIQRYALDLSKHLAFAGDVDGAEDLLVRANMYKEAIELLNRHGKWERAYAIGEKYLQAEEMRDLFVNLAAGLEEQGKYRDAEKVLLAVSEPDLAIAMYKRRELYDSMIRLVERFHQDLLDTTHLHLARQLESKGKFKIAEVHFIASGDWKSAVHMYCSSGRWEDGYRVAKQKGTEGASNQVAYMWAKSMPIESAVRLLTKLGLLDTAVGFACDSGQFDFAMDLCRLAGKSTDEVHLKIALSLEDEGKFEEAEAEFIKANKPKEAILMYTHAGDWKAALNVAESHLPEAVNEILIGQASAALDTRNYPDYEALLLRAQRPDMIIDHYKNEGMFDEALRIAEEHYPSAMNDLRRLQAQEQRRNNEQNDASRSYLQKAAEFAKREEFRKAAECLMQIDATNTDDATTVERALVRAAEICNQFLEGKDAVDVATQLGPRLLQIKQIGPAAQLYLAADMPKDAVEVFIRAEQWSKARRLAKELDPELMTYVEQQQKSRLKTEGNVEQLADIDIMSALDMLAEQGQWLRCLDKAKQINAAVLQKYVALYAAQLIREGDCLTALSLYLTYGAPPLEANFNIYTRIAMDCFALREEQAKDDQWRNLRDFLYKLTKSLQSSEHAQTQIAKNVDKFLLISHYYAVRSACRPVQSLHPIAARISIALLRYTDIIPVDKGFYEAGIDLRNAGREAEAFVMLNHYLDVCEAIEEGSGHLVDHSDLATTDFPSSVPLPEDLHLKNDPNLHEEVREWVLAISMDQQVDQVLPTDDRGLYESALGSDEQPCILSAYPVRGRQPVTFQSSSRQANRDVWSKFTVALKMSPGSKVADIIAFVEKWNGQANAAMH; from the exons atgcaattaaaatatttgagaactCTGCTAGACGGGCAG GAGCAACTGAACCGTATTGCTGGTCTGGCGTGGTCACCGAATCACCAAAAGCTGGCCATCGCCACTGCAGACCGTCACATACTACTCTTCGACGATGCCGGTGAGCGACGCGATAAATTCTCAACGAAACCATCGAACCCGGCAAACGGCAAGAACTCTTATGTTATACGCGGTCTCGCCTTCAGTCCGGACTCCACCAAGCTGGCTGTGGGTCAGAGTGATAACATCGTCTATGTGTATAAGTTGGGTGAATCGTGGAATGATAAGAAAGtgatttgcaataaatttcCACAAGCGAGTGCGGTCACCGCTTTAATTTGGTTGTCCACAGGCGCTATCATTGCAG GACTCGACGATGGCAAAGTACGTGCGCTCCATTGCAAAAGCAATAAGTCGCAGAGTTTATACGCAGCCGATAGCATCTGCATTTCGTTGGCGTCCAACACCAAAGGCACTGGCTTTCTGTCTGGTCACAATGACGGCACAATAATACGTTTTTTCATCACCGAAGATGCGAATGAGTCGTCGGGACGTTTAGTACAACATCCAGTGCCACCATTTGCTTTGGCTTGGCCGCAGGGGGGCTTCTGCGCTGGCGGTTGTGATCAGAAAATCATATTCTACGATACTGTG GGACGTCCGGTACGCACCTTCGATTATTCGCGTAACGATCGTGAGATCACTGTTGCCGCCGCAAGTCCCAACGGTCAAGCTGTAGCATTTGGCAGCTATGACAAGATACGCATTTTCACATGGAGTCCACGTTTAGCTGATTGGAATGAGAGCGCAACGAAAGAGATAAATCATTTCTATACCGTAACCTGTGTGCAGTGGCGTCGTGATGGCGCGCG CTTGGCAATCGCCTCGGTGACTGGTGCCGTTATACTCTTTGAATCGGTGCTGAAACGCACCATTTGGCAAGACAAATTTGAATTGATCTTCGTCGCGCCCAGCCAGCTGTTAGTGAAGTCGCTACAAGAACCGGCCGAACAGATGACTATTGAATCCCAGCTCGGGCTGGAAATCGACGATGTACGCATAATGGGTAAAGACAATTACTTGGTTGCACGCACGGAAGACTCTATGATTTTGTGTGATCTCACGCGCAATCTGGTCAGCGAAGTACCATGGTCTACATCGGGTCGGCACGAACGTTTCTATTTCGAAAACCCgaatgtttgtttgattttcaaTGTGGGCGAACTTAGTCTTGTCGAGTATGGTGAAAGTACGATCTTGGGTTCTGTGCGCACAGAGTTTGTGAATCCACATGTTATCTCGGTGCGCTTGAATGAGCGTGGCAACACGAA GAATAACAAAAAACTGGCGTTCCTCCTCGACGCCAAAACCATATGCATAGTGGACCTAATAAACCAAGTTATCATTGGACAGGTGAACCACGAGACGAAAATCGATTGGATCGAACTGAGTGAGACAGCTCATAAACTGCTCTTTCGCGATAAGAAACTCAG ATTAGTCTTGATCGACATATACACCGGCAAGAAGCAAACTCTACTCTCGAACATCTCATTCGTTCAATGGGTGCCACAAAGCGACGTTGTTGTAgcacaaaacaataacaatttagcTGTCTGGTATAATATAGACTTGCCCGAACATGTGACGCTAATGGCTATCAGAGGAGATGTCATGGAAGTGTCACGCGACTCG ggTCGTACGATGGTCCGCTCGCAGGAGGGTCCAGCAGAGCACACTTATCAACTGGATGAAGGTTTGGTTGAGTTCGGCACCGCCGTAAACGACAGTGACTTTGGACGCGCTATACATTTTCTGGAGACGCTAGGCGACAAACCCGCTGCCAAAGCCATGTGGCACAATCTTGCAGTCATTTCGATTGAAGATGGCAATCTTCGGGTGGCGCAACGTTGCTACGCCGCACTGGGTAATGTCTCAAAGGCATACTATTTGAATGAAATGATAGAAGAGGCTGATAAATTTGAGGAATCTACGGGCACACCAGGTATTATGTGTCCTCAGGTGCGCGCTAAACTTGCGCTCTTGAGTTCCGATCTACGCACGGCGGAGCGTATTTATCTCGAGCAAGGTGACATCGAAACGGCTTTGGAAATGTATAAGAAACTGCGTATGTGGGATGAGGCGGTCAGCTTGGCTGAGCGACGCGGTTACGGTGGTCTACAGCTTTTGAAAGAACAACAAATGGAATTTCTTTTATCTACCGGGCAGGAAGAGAAAGCCGGACAAGTGTTGGAAGAACAAGAGGAGCCGGAGAAGgccttaaatttatatttgaaggCTAGCAAGCCGGCGCGTGCGGCACGCTTGGCCATGAAAACTCCACATCTTATGGACGATCAGCAATTGATGCTAAAAATCACAGAAGGACTAGTAAATTGTG AACTCTACGAGATGGCTGGCGACATTGCACTGAAACTCTCACGTCCCGAAGCTGCCCTCGGTTTGTATCGAAAAGGTGGTACTTATGCTCGAGCTCTGGATTTGGCGCGTGAAGTCGCACCAGACGATGTAACAAGCCTAGAGGAGGAGTGGGGCGATTGGTTGGTGGCACGCAAACAGTTGGACGCCTCTATCAATCACTACATCGAAGCTGGTGCCACACAAAAGGCACTCGAAGCTGCTGTCGGCGCCAAGCAATGGCGGAAAGCGGTGCAAATCGCTAAGGTGCTCGACGAACCAGCCGAAATTCAACGTTATGCACTAGATCTCTCCAAGCATTTGGCCTTTGCTGGCGATGTTGATGGCGCTGAAGACCTGCTCGTACGCGCTAACATGTATAAGGAGGCCATCGAGCTGCTCAATCGTCACGGTAAGTGGGAACGCGCGTATGCGATTGGTGAGAAATATCTGCAAGCTGAGGAGATGCGTGACTTGTTTGTCAATTTGGCGGCAGGGTTGGAGGAACAAG gTAAGTATCGCGATGCGGAGAAGGTTTTATTGGCAGTGTCCGAACCGGATTTGGCGATTGCAATGTACAAACGTCGCGAACTCTATGACTCCATGATACGACTAGTGGAGCGTTTTCACCAAGATCTCTTGGATACAACTCACCTACATTTGGCTAGACAACTTGAGTCGAAGGGCAAATTTAAAATTGCCGAAGTGCATTTCATCGCTTCGGGCGATTGGAAGTCGGCTGTCCATATGTATTGTTCGTCTGGTCGCTGGGAAGATGGCTATCGTGTCGCTAAGCAGAAAGGTACTGAGGGCGCAAGTAATCAGGTCGCCTACATGTGGGCAAAGTCCATGCCGATAGAAAGCGCTGTGCGTTTGCTTACCAAACTCGGTTTACTAGACACGGCGGTGGGTTTCGCCTGCGATTCTGGACAATTCGACTTCGCGATGGATCTTTGTCGCTTAGCCGGTAAATCCACCGATGAGGTGCACTTGAAAATCGCCCTGTCTTTGGAAGATGAAGGCAAATTCGAGGAGGCCGAAGCGGAGTTCATCAAAGCTAATAAGCCCAAAGAGGCCATACTGATGTACACGCATGCGGGCGATTGGAAGGCAGCACTCAATGTAGCCGAGTCACATCTGCCGGAGGCggttaatgaaattttaatcgGGCAGGCATCGGCTGCTTTGGACACGCGCAACTATCCCGACTACGAAGCGCTGCTACTGCGCGCACAACGTCCGGATATGATAATCGATCATTATAAGAACGAAGGCATGTTCGACGAGGCGCTACGCATAGCCGAGGAGCACTATCCATCGGCCATGAATGATTTGCGGCGTCTACAGGCACAAGAACAGCGTCGTAACAACGAACAAAATGATGCTTCGCGTTCTTATCTGCAGAAAGCCGCTGAGTTCGCGAAGCGTGAGGAGTTTCGTAAAGCCGCTGAGTGTCTAATGCAAATAGACGCCACAAATACAGACGATGCGACTACTGTGGAGCGTGCTCTAGTTAGAGCTGCGGAAATCTGCAATCAATTCTTGGAGGGTAAGGACGCTGTCGACGTGGCAACTCAATTGGGGCCGCGTCttttacaaatcaaacaaatcGGTCCAGCTGCGCAACTGTATTTGGCGGCAGATATGCCCAAAGATGCTGTCGAAGTTTTCATACGTGCCGAACAATGGTCGAAGGCCAGGCGACTGGCGAAGGAATTGGATCCCGAACTAATGACTTACGTCGAGCAGCAGCAGAAGTCACGTCTCAAAACCGAAGGCAACGTCGAACAATTGGCGGATATCG ACATCATGAGCGCTTTGGACATGCTCGCTGAGCAGGGTCAGTGGTTGCGCTGCCTCGATAAGGCCAAACAAATCAATGCAGCAGTCTTACAAAAATATGTGGCGCTCTATGCCGCACAGCTTATACGCGAAGGTGATTGTTTGACCGCCTTGAGTCTCTATTTGACTTATGGCGCACCGCCTTTGGAGGCAAATTTCAATATCTACACGCGCATAGCAATGGATTGCTTTGCTCTGCGCGAGGAACAGGCCAAGGATGATCAGTGGCGTAACTTACGCGACTTTCTCTACAAACTGACAAAGTCTCTACAGTCATCGGAGCATGCGCAAACACAGATCGCTAAAAACGTCGATAAGTTCTTGCTGATTAGTCATTACTATGCAGTACGTTCTGCTTGTAGACCGGTCCAGTCGTTGCATCCGATTGCTGCGCGTATTTCGATTGCTTTGTTGCGCTACACCGATATCATACCGGTGGATAAGGGTTTCTATGAGGCAGGCATAGATCTGCGTAATGCTGGTCGTGAAGCTGAAGCTTTTGTTATGCTCAATCACTACTTGGATGTGTGTGAAGCTATTGAAGAGGGTTCCGGACATCTTGTGGATCACTCCGATTTGGCGACAACAGATTTTCCAAGCTCAGTACCATTGCCGGAGGACTTGCATCTGAAGAACGATCCCAATTTGCATGAGGAGGTGCGCGAATGGGTGCTGGCTATAAGTATGGATCAACAAGTTGATCAG GTGCTGCCCACCGATGATCGTGGTCTATATGAGTCAGCCTTGGGTTCGGACGAACAACCGTGCATATTAAGTGCTTATCCAGTACGTGGACGTCAACCAGTTACTTTTCAATCGTCCAGTCGTCAAGCTAATCGTGATGTGTGGAGCAAATTTACCGTTGCACTCAAAATGTCGCCCGGCAGTAAGGTTGCTGATATAATTGCGTTCGTTGAGAAGTGGAATGGACAGGCTAACGCGGCAATGCACTAA